The following proteins are encoded in a genomic region of Clostridium kluyveri:
- a CDS encoding GerAB/ArcD/ProY family transporter translates to MLQNSHSKIGARECAALIIIIFFEKITNNTASVLFKTAQNAGWMIPIFSAAILILPILSVLCLLKRYKDKGLIDIIYCLTGKYIGFLISYVLLITNVTIISSNLADDCNAINTIFFPNTNIYYLIIVLMGTSCFIAILGLKAIARTSLMLIFYIIGIFIALILFSIPLITTQFLFPVAGKGVKHIIIGGIRNSFIYQGIIALSVCYPMFRNYKSFKHASLIALAVSAFILSVSFAFFQMTFDYPSIIVMNYPFHTLTRMLHLTRFITNLQAIFFPCVVVVITIYYAIALYLVSAIFTYMLKLMKIESLIPPIAALIAILSVIPESSRDFSDFFNSRAVPIIAIVSIILPLVLLAISQWKGDYKK, encoded by the coding sequence ATGCTCCAAAATTCTCACAGCAAAATTGGTGCTAGAGAATGTGCGGCTTTAATAATTATTATATTTTTTGAGAAAATCACCAATAATACAGCTAGTGTTTTGTTTAAAACTGCCCAGAATGCGGGATGGATGATTCCTATATTTTCTGCAGCAATATTAATTTTACCAATATTAAGTGTATTATGTCTTTTAAAGAGATATAAAGATAAAGGGCTTATAGACATAATTTATTGTTTGACTGGAAAGTATATTGGCTTTCTGATAAGTTATGTGCTTTTAATAACAAATGTAACAATTATTTCCTCGAATTTAGCTGATGATTGTAATGCTATTAATACAATTTTTTTCCCTAATACGAACATATATTATTTGATAATTGTACTAATGGGAACTAGTTGTTTTATAGCTATATTAGGATTAAAAGCCATTGCAAGAACATCATTGATGTTAATATTCTATATTATAGGTATTTTTATTGCTCTTATTTTATTTTCCATACCCCTCATAACAACCCAATTTTTATTTCCTGTTGCAGGAAAAGGTGTGAAACATATTATAATAGGAGGTATACGTAATAGTTTTATTTATCAGGGAATAATAGCATTATCTGTTTGTTATCCTATGTTTAGAAATTATAAAAGCTTTAAACATGCCAGTTTAATTGCACTGGCAGTATCTGCCTTTATCCTGAGTGTTTCTTTTGCATTCTTTCAGATGACTTTTGATTATCCATCTATTATAGTTATGAATTATCCTTTCCACACACTTACCAGGATGCTCCATTTAACTAGGTTCATTACAAATTTGCAGGCTATATTTTTTCCATGTGTGGTTGTAGTAATTACAATTTATTATGCCATAGCTCTATATTTAGTTTCTGCTATCTTTACCTATATGTTAAAATTGATGAAAATTGAATCTCTAATTCCACCTATAGCCGCACTTATAGCTATACTAAGTGTAATACCTGAGAGTTCACGTGATTTTTCTGATTTTTTTAACAGTAGAGCAGTACCCATAATAGCCATTGTTAGTATAATATTACCCCTAGTGCTTTTGGCAATTTCACAGTGGAAGGGGGATTATAAAAAGTGA
- a CDS encoding spore germination protein: MKASTVDNNMIKEPISINLNQNVEKMNEIFSYPINKDYLIKDIYIQCLDKKGSILCLDTIVDKERVESHIISPLMYTRLQNLCGDIGTILMEQVLTMKIVSKVSIYKDAIEGILNGDTILFVDGYNEALLIHTSKSQHRNIEKPIVENTLKGPQEAFTEWNEGNRSLIRKSLKNPQLITEVMPVGKGNHNEVFIMYIKNIVNVELLKEVKVRISKITDESIENASILEQWIEDRPYSILPSTIETERPDRVSSFLKEGHIALLIGAAPNVIIVPVTFWSFFHTSEDMYQRWMYGNFLRFIRIVAFFISLFLPGIYIAVSTYHVDMIPTDLVIAIAASREKLPLPVIFEIILMEISFELMREAGVRMPSSMGSTIGIVGALILGQAAVEATIVSPMLVIIVALTGLSSFAIPEMNLSFLVRIGRFAFLIVGAIGGLYGVGLLATAFLAYTCAFESFGIPFFSPKAPYYPSSKDFITRKPIFKQKQRPTNMNPQDECRQK, translated from the coding sequence TTGAAAGCTTCTACTGTGGATAACAATATGATAAAAGAACCTATATCAATAAACTTAAATCAAAATGTAGAAAAAATGAATGAAATTTTTTCTTATCCCATAAATAAAGACTATCTTATTAAAGATATATACATACAGTGCCTAGATAAAAAGGGAAGCATTTTATGTCTGGATACAATTGTAGATAAAGAGAGAGTGGAAAGTCATATTATTTCGCCGCTGATGTATACTAGGCTGCAGAATCTATGTGGAGATATAGGAACAATTTTAATGGAACAGGTTTTAACTATGAAAATTGTTTCAAAAGTAAGTATATATAAAGATGCAATTGAAGGGATTTTAAATGGAGACACCATATTATTTGTTGATGGGTACAATGAGGCCTTACTTATTCATACTTCAAAATCTCAGCATAGAAATATAGAAAAGCCAATAGTTGAAAATACATTGAAAGGTCCCCAAGAAGCATTTACTGAATGGAATGAAGGTAACCGTTCCTTAATAAGAAAATCATTAAAGAATCCGCAGTTAATTACAGAAGTTATGCCTGTTGGCAAAGGCAATCATAATGAGGTATTTATTATGTATATAAAAAATATTGTAAATGTTGAACTGCTTAAAGAAGTCAAAGTGAGAATAAGTAAAATTACCGATGAAAGCATTGAAAATGCATCTATTCTTGAACAATGGATAGAAGACAGACCCTATTCAATTCTTCCATCTACCATTGAGACAGAGCGACCGGACAGAGTTTCTTCTTTTTTAAAGGAGGGACATATAGCGCTTTTAATTGGAGCTGCACCTAATGTTATTATTGTACCGGTAACCTTTTGGAGCTTTTTTCATACCTCTGAAGATATGTATCAAAGATGGATGTATGGCAATTTCTTACGCTTTATAAGAATAGTTGCATTTTTTATCTCTTTGTTTCTTCCAGGAATATACATAGCGGTGTCTACTTATCATGTAGATATGATTCCTACTGATTTAGTTATTGCTATCGCTGCCTCAAGGGAAAAGTTACCTTTACCTGTGATATTTGAGATTATATTAATGGAAATATCTTTTGAACTTATGAGGGAAGCAGGGGTAAGAATGCCTTCAAGTATGGGATCTACCATAGGAATTGTTGGAGCACTAATTTTAGGTCAGGCAGCAGTAGAAGCTACTATTGTTAGTCCTATGTTAGTAATAATTGTAGCTCTTACAGGGTTATCTTCCTTTGCTATTCCGGAGATGAACTTAAGTTTTTTAGTGAGAATAGGGAGGTTTGCATTTTTGATAGTTGGAGCCATTGGTGGACTCTACGGAGTTGGATTATTGGCCACAGCTTTTTTAGCTTATACCTGTGCTTTTGAATCCTTTGGAATTCCATTTTTTTCGCCTAAGGCCCCATATTATCCTTCTTCTAAGGATTTTATTACAAGAAAGCCTATATTTAAGCAAAAACAAAGACCTACTAACATGAATCCACAGGATGAATGCAGGCAAAAATAA
- a CDS encoding radical SAM protein gives MKVRRHSKNYNFYGDTETGVTMRWGSSINTNPEYAPWPELADISISNHCTKGCEFCYKGSTENNSFMLLDEYDYVLSSLNSKRWGNVFQVALGGGEPLEHPSFIKIIKRTNEKGIVANFTTNGIHLDKTTIKYIKDKVGAAAISIGTVNELKLDKIKLLTDEGIKANIHFILDNTSIYEAIDILKGKYNDLLKNINGIIFLTYKPKGRASMNKCLNIDEKLEEFTALTEKSMCTARIGFDACFVPVLMKYTDVNVDYIDSCECGFFSVYIDEELNVIPCSFANNQRFSYNLKEYTMETIWQQKYENYRKEILKNTCISHCKNKIHCRGKCIYYDKLSFCYKGPETEKQILEVY, from the coding sequence ATGAAAGTAAGAAGGCATAGTAAAAATTATAACTTCTATGGAGATACTGAAACAGGAGTAACTATGCGCTGGGGAAGCTCCATTAATACTAATCCAGAATATGCACCCTGGCCTGAACTAGCGGATATTTCAATTAGCAATCATTGTACAAAAGGATGTGAATTTTGTTATAAGGGAAGCACAGAAAATAATTCTTTTATGCTGCTGGATGAATATGATTATGTTTTGTCCTCTCTAAATAGTAAAAGGTGGGGAAATGTATTTCAAGTTGCTTTAGGTGGTGGTGAACCTTTGGAACATCCATCTTTTATAAAAATAATTAAAAGAACAAATGAAAAAGGTATTGTAGCAAATTTTACAACTAACGGAATTCATCTTGATAAAACTACAATCAAATATATTAAAGATAAAGTAGGTGCCGCTGCAATATCAATAGGTACAGTGAATGAATTAAAGCTAGATAAAATAAAACTTCTTACAGATGAAGGCATAAAGGCAAATATACATTTTATCTTAGACAATACATCAATATATGAGGCTATAGACATTTTAAAAGGCAAGTATAATGATTTGCTTAAAAATATTAACGGTATAATCTTTTTAACCTACAAACCTAAAGGGAGAGCTTCTATGAATAAATGTTTAAATATAGATGAGAAGCTTGAAGAATTTACAGCCCTGACAGAAAAGAGCATGTGTACTGCCAGAATAGGTTTTGATGCCTGTTTTGTACCAGTTTTAATGAAATACACAGATGTTAACGTGGACTATATTGATTCCTGTGAATGTGGTTTTTTTTCAGTTTATATTGATGAAGAACTAAATGTAATACCCTGTTCCTTTGCCAATAATCAAAGATTTTCATACAATTTAAAAGAATATACTATGGAAACCATATGGCAGCAGAAATACGAGAATTATAGAAAAGAAATACTAAAGAATACCTGTATTAGTCATTGTAAGAACAAAATACACTGCCGTGGAAAATGTATTTATTATGATAAGTTGTCCTTTTGTTATAAAGGTCCGGAAACTGAAAAGCAGATTTTAGAAGTCTATTAA
- a CDS encoding ABC transporter substrate-binding protein — protein sequence MIKKIRTIILGLTLIIVTVSVTACGSNTNAKQTTSETKKTTREVTDMAGRKVNIPAEIDKISCIHPIPSHMVWRLAPKKLASIDNQFKDRLFFMNNEEVKRLKSLPITGTFNTGDMSREQMLTIKPDIIISLKKDTNLDKEQKDYSSPVVAASKDSLLDYEESWKLIGKIVGNEKEGNELANYWHKTISEVTDKTSKIPENEKLKVYYAQSDINKTVGTKSIMASIIRDAGGINLYDTISISKADEENESITASMEQILKFDPDVIITKTSGARDEILSSPQWRGINAVKNERVYASLKYEMLDRIQSLMGLVWTANTLYPDKVNLDIDKEVKTFYSKVYLYDNITDAQIHEEITK from the coding sequence ATGATTAAAAAAATAAGAACAATCATACTTGGATTAACTCTTATTATAGTTACTGTTAGTGTTACTGCCTGTGGTAGTAACACTAATGCTAAACAAACAACATCAGAAACTAAAAAAACTACTAGAGAAGTTACTGATATGGCTGGACGCAAAGTTAATATACCTGCTGAAATTGATAAGATCAGCTGCATACATCCTATTCCTTCACATATGGTTTGGAGATTAGCACCGAAAAAATTGGCCAGCATTGATAATCAGTTTAAAGATCGACTATTTTTTATGAATAACGAAGAGGTCAAAAGACTTAAAAGCCTTCCCATAACAGGAACCTTTAACACTGGAGATATGAGCAGAGAACAAATGCTTACCATAAAACCAGACATTATTATATCTTTAAAGAAAGATACAAATCTTGACAAAGAACAAAAGGATTATTCCTCTCCAGTAGTTGCAGCTTCAAAGGACAGTCTTTTAGATTATGAAGAATCCTGGAAACTTATAGGTAAAATAGTAGGAAATGAAAAGGAAGGAAATGAACTGGCGAATTACTGGCATAAGACCATTTCCGAAGTTACAGATAAAACATCCAAAATTCCGGAAAATGAAAAGCTGAAAGTATATTATGCTCAATCAGACATAAATAAAACAGTGGGAACAAAAAGTATTATGGCTTCAATTATACGAGATGCAGGAGGAATAAACCTTTATGATACTATTTCCATATCAAAGGCAGATGAAGAAAATGAGAGTATAACTGCTTCTATGGAGCAAATTCTTAAATTTGATCCAGATGTGATTATAACCAAAACCTCCGGAGCACGTGATGAAATACTTTCAAGTCCCCAGTGGAGGGGTATAAATGCTGTAAAAAATGAACGTGTTTATGCATCTTTAAAATACGAAATGTTAGATAGAATTCAGTCATTAATGGGCCTAGTATGGACAGCAAATACTCTTTATCCTGATAAAGTAAACCTAGATATCGATAAAGAAGTTAAAACTTTTTACTCAAAAGTATATTTGTATGACAACATAACAGATGCGCAAATACATGAGGAAATTACTAAATAA
- a CDS encoding FecCD family ABC transporter permease, protein MKSVSEIEQKARISICMSNSIKKEKIKKNNVMLILVLMPVIAFILSLTLGRYGIPLSQLFDIFAGKLFNLPITWPQTVETVLFQVRIPRIIAAMMVGAALATAGATYQGLFKNPMVSPDILGASAGAGFGAAIAILMSFNIVGIQFSAFLVGLAAVILTYTIASIIGRGNNAILVLVLTGMVISTLFSSFISITKYIADPESKLPAITFWLMGGLSSVSTRDVMILIIPLILGIIPILLLRWKLNVLSFGEEEAQAMGIDTRKIRIIVIICSTLLTASSVSVSGMIGWVGLIIPHIARLLVGPNYKLLLPASILIGSTFLLLVDDVARSAFTVEIPLGILTAIIGAPIFIYLLLKGRRGWI, encoded by the coding sequence ATGAAAAGTGTAAGTGAAATAGAACAAAAAGCAAGAATATCAATATGTATGTCTAATTCCATAAAAAAAGAAAAAATCAAAAAAAATAATGTTATGCTTATTCTCGTTTTAATGCCTGTAATTGCTTTCATATTATCCCTTACTCTTGGAAGATATGGCATTCCACTTTCTCAATTATTTGATATTTTTGCAGGCAAGCTTTTTAATCTTCCTATAACCTGGCCTCAAACTGTAGAAACGGTTTTATTTCAAGTTCGTATTCCTAGAATTATTGCTGCAATGATGGTGGGAGCTGCCTTAGCCACAGCAGGTGCCACATATCAAGGGTTATTCAAGAATCCCATGGTTTCTCCAGATATTTTAGGTGCCTCTGCTGGTGCAGGTTTTGGAGCTGCTATTGCTATTTTAATGTCTTTCAACATTGTAGGTATACAGTTTTCTGCCTTTTTAGTAGGACTTGCAGCTGTAATCCTTACATACACAATCGCCAGTATTATAGGTAGAGGAAATAATGCCATTTTAGTACTTGTACTTACAGGAATGGTCATTTCCACCTTGTTTTCATCTTTTATTTCTATTACTAAATATATAGCTGATCCAGAAAGCAAATTACCGGCCATTACTTTCTGGCTTATGGGAGGCCTTTCTTCTGTCAGTACAAGAGATGTAATGATTCTAATTATTCCACTAATTTTGGGAATCATTCCTATATTGCTTTTAAGATGGAAACTCAATGTTCTCTCTTTTGGAGAAGAGGAAGCCCAGGCCATGGGAATAGACACCCGTAAAATTCGTATAATAGTCATCATTTGTTCAACTTTGCTTACAGCATCATCTGTATCAGTCAGTGGGATGATAGGCTGGGTAGGACTTATTATTCCACATATAGCTAGGCTCCTGGTAGGACCCAATTATAAGCTCTTATTGCCTGCTTCTATACTTATTGGAAGTACTTTTCTACTTTTAGTAGACGATGTAGCCCGCAGTGCATTTACTGTGGAAATCCCCCTTGGGATACTTACAGCCATTATAGGTGCTCCTATATTCATTTATCTATTGTTGAAAGGAAGGAGAGGTTGGATATGA
- a CDS encoding ABC transporter ATP-binding protein: protein MKLEIKNAICGYGSKAVVKGISVNVKSGETLCLLGPNGVGKTTFFKTILGFLKLQGGEIILDGENINNLSRKKLAKAIGYVPQAHTPPFPFSVLDVVTMGRTAHLRAFASPSKNDIAIAEESLETLGISFLKDKIYTEISGGERQMVLIARALTQQPSILVMDEPTSNLDFGNQIRVLEQINSLVKKGLGVIMTTHFPDHTFLCSSKVALMQKNNIFTVGNVDNVVTEENLRSAYGVDVKITSTVNSQGEPIKACIPLLTN, encoded by the coding sequence ATGAAGCTAGAAATTAAAAATGCCATTTGCGGTTATGGATCCAAAGCTGTGGTTAAAGGTATATCTGTAAATGTAAAATCTGGAGAAACACTATGTTTGCTTGGACCTAACGGTGTAGGCAAGACTACATTTTTTAAAACTATTTTAGGCTTTTTGAAATTACAAGGCGGAGAGATTATTTTAGATGGAGAAAATATCAACAATTTGTCTAGGAAAAAACTAGCTAAAGCTATTGGGTATGTGCCTCAAGCCCATACCCCTCCCTTCCCCTTTTCTGTACTTGATGTTGTTACCATGGGGCGTACTGCTCATTTAAGAGCTTTTGCATCACCTTCAAAAAATGATATAGCTATTGCAGAAGAATCTCTAGAAACTTTAGGAATATCATTTTTAAAGGATAAAATTTATACAGAAATCAGTGGAGGAGAACGGCAAATGGTTTTAATAGCAAGAGCGCTAACCCAGCAGCCAAGTATTCTTGTTATGGACGAACCTACTTCTAATTTGGATTTTGGTAACCAAATCAGAGTACTTGAGCAGATCAACTCCCTGGTAAAAAAAGGCTTAGGAGTTATTATGACTACACATTTTCCTGATCATACTTTTCTCTGTTCCAGCAAAGTAGCATTGATGCAGAAAAATAATATATTTACTGTGGGCAATGTAGATAATGTGGTTACGGAAGAAAATTTAAGGTCAGCTTATGGAGTTGATGTAAAAATTACCAGTACAGTAAATAGCCAAGGTGAACCTATAAAGGCATGTATACCTTTGCTAACCAACTAA
- a CDS encoding ABC transporter substrate-binding protein — translation MKKQSFKLLNIFLIILTLVLWSAGCTNKQSEQTQSESTQSTKRTITDMSGRKVIIPSHVNRIAINGTAMTQLAVMIGGADKIVATLPSIKSNPWYIKIYPKIETVSAPFDKEVNIEELIKSKPDVVVLWSGKEALQKKIEQLNIPVVIISYDTPEELKKSVTLMGNLLGEEETKKASEFCSYYDSNIKRITEKTSSISDNDKLKVYYSADSPLSTDGNNSIVTSWIEIAGGINTAAQNGVTGMSQTVSMENVVQWNPDVIIVRDAPNKDAILKDERFKDINAVKNNKVYINPKGVNVWCARSGDNALQVLWAAKTLYPDMFTDIDMNREVEEFYKTYYDYNVNSEDLEDIMNPKK, via the coding sequence TTGAAAAAACAGAGTTTTAAACTGTTAAATATATTTTTAATAATACTGACTTTAGTGCTGTGGTCAGCAGGATGTACAAATAAACAATCTGAACAAACCCAGAGTGAGAGTACACAATCTACTAAAAGAACTATTACAGATATGTCAGGAAGGAAAGTAATTATACCTTCCCATGTCAACCGAATAGCCATAAATGGAACGGCAATGACTCAATTAGCAGTGATGATAGGAGGTGCTGATAAAATAGTTGCAACATTGCCTTCTATTAAATCTAATCCCTGGTATATAAAAATTTATCCTAAAATAGAAACAGTATCGGCACCTTTTGATAAAGAAGTGAATATTGAAGAACTTATTAAATCAAAACCAGATGTAGTTGTATTATGGTCGGGTAAAGAAGCACTTCAGAAAAAAATAGAACAATTAAATATACCTGTAGTTATAATATCCTACGATACACCAGAAGAACTTAAAAAGTCTGTAACTTTAATGGGAAATTTACTTGGAGAAGAAGAAACTAAAAAAGCTTCTGAATTTTGTTCCTATTATGATTCTAATATAAAACGTATTACTGAAAAAACTTCATCTATTTCTGACAATGACAAGTTAAAAGTGTATTATTCAGCAGATAGCCCTTTAAGTACCGATGGAAATAACTCAATAGTTACTTCCTGGATAGAAATAGCTGGGGGCATAAACACAGCTGCACAAAATGGAGTTACAGGTATGTCTCAAACTGTTTCTATGGAAAATGTAGTCCAATGGAATCCTGATGTAATTATAGTCAGAGATGCACCTAACAAAGATGCAATTTTAAAAGATGAGCGATTTAAAGACATTAATGCAGTTAAAAATAATAAAGTTTATATAAATCCCAAAGGTGTTAATGTATGGTGTGCAAGAAGTGGTGATAATGCATTACAAGTATTATGGGCAGCTAAAACTTTATACCCTGACATGTTTACAGATATAGATATGAATAGAGAGGTAGAAGAATTTTACAAAACATATTATGATTATAATGTAAACAGTGAAGATCTAGAAGATATAATGAATCCTAAAAAATAA
- a CDS encoding helix-turn-helix transcriptional regulator, translating into MKDKTSLSAQEVAELLDISKNTVYDLIKKGELPSYRIGRKVRVDIEDVEYYKNKSRTNNIKIINPVTEPKTQIPQQPLMEDKNFIICGQELLLDVLTQHLGHYPNEFQVLRRYIGGYDGLINLYKGNVSATSCNLWDSDNNIYNIPYVRRLLPGIPCVIVRLACHMQGFYVSKGNPKNISSWDDLTKPGIVMVNREKGSGVRILMDEQFKKLEISGKLINGYNVEVFSHFAAASAVSRGEADIAVGTQKTASQVENIEFIPIQKQKCDLVIKKEDFDSPIIQAILSVLNSQEFKMEIQGIDVYDTSETGKIIGES; encoded by the coding sequence ATGAAAGATAAAACATCATTATCCGCACAAGAAGTAGCGGAACTTTTAGATATATCAAAAAATACAGTATATGATTTGATTAAAAAAGGTGAATTGCCTTCTTATCGCATTGGCCGAAAGGTTCGTGTTGATATTGAAGATGTTGAATATTATAAAAATAAAAGCAGAACTAATAATATTAAAATTATTAATCCTGTTACTGAACCTAAGACTCAAATACCTCAACAGCCGTTAATGGAAGACAAAAATTTTATAATATGCGGCCAGGAACTGCTTCTTGATGTATTGACACAGCACCTGGGACATTACCCAAATGAATTTCAAGTACTAAGGAGATATATAGGAGGTTATGATGGGTTAATAAACCTCTATAAAGGCAATGTTTCTGCTACTTCTTGCAATCTATGGGATTCAGACAATAACATCTACAATATACCTTATGTCCGCAGATTATTACCTGGTATTCCCTGTGTAATTGTCCGTCTTGCCTGTCACATGCAGGGTTTTTATGTCTCAAAAGGAAATCCTAAAAATATATCCTCATGGGATGATTTAACAAAGCCTGGCATTGTCATGGTGAATAGAGAAAAAGGTTCTGGTGTACGTATACTTATGGATGAACAATTTAAAAAGCTTGAAATATCCGGAAAACTTATCAATGGCTATAATGTAGAAGTTTTTTCTCATTTTGCTGCAGCCAGTGCTGTATCCAGGGGTGAGGCAGACATTGCTGTGGGAACGCAGAAAACTGCTTCCCAAGTAGAAAATATAGAGTTTATACCAATACAGAAACAAAAGTGTGATTTAGTTATAAAAAAAGAAGACTTTGATTCTCCAATTATTCAAGCAATACTTTCCGTTCTAAATTCCCAGGAATTTAAAATGGAAATTCAAGGTATTGACGTATATGATACAAGTGAAACAGGAAAAATCATAGGAGAAAGCTAA
- a CDS encoding nitrogenase component 1, giving the protein MYDELKFHNCEHSKDPVLGCALEGVASVIAGIDDVSIVIHSPQGCAATVANAYDLHEIDFTRRKVGCTRLFETDVIMGASEKLKQLIKDADNTFSTKTMFVVGTCAADIIGEDIEGICKSMQPEVKARLIPIVAGGFRGNSYDGQDIALNAIIPLIKKSKKKYKNSVNIISPQANLNPTWWEDLNWVIKTLNSLGINVQAVLPHNTSMEEIENSASASANILLSHDAGYQFAKKMEKIHHIPLILSDIPLPIGTENTARWLRAIGMHFGVEDKVEQIIKEGEEKVISLLRKRALMIIPRYRNCRIAISADATMGIGLVRMLFKELEMIPEIIMIKSDKEEAKKVLNWELSTLGISPKVAFSVDGYQIKKGLSDFYVDTVIGSAWEKYMAEEIGIKVAFDVLNPTNRDIYVDRAYLGYDGMLNILEIMGNDWERAYRSKEISWAQYE; this is encoded by the coding sequence ATGTATGATGAGTTAAAATTCCATAATTGTGAGCACAGCAAGGATCCGGTTTTAGGATGTGCTCTTGAAGGTGTTGCCAGCGTAATAGCAGGAATAGATGATGTGAGTATTGTTATTCATTCACCACAAGGTTGTGCAGCAACAGTGGCAAATGCATATGATTTGCATGAGATAGATTTTACCAGGAGAAAAGTAGGCTGTACCCGTTTATTTGAAACAGATGTTATTATGGGAGCTTCGGAAAAACTTAAGCAGCTTATAAAAGATGCGGATAATACTTTTAGTACTAAAACTATGTTTGTGGTGGGTACCTGTGCTGCGGATATAATTGGTGAAGATATAGAAGGGATATGTAAAAGTATGCAGCCCGAGGTAAAGGCAAGACTTATACCTATAGTTGCAGGGGGATTTAGAGGTAACAGCTATGACGGACAGGATATAGCGCTAAATGCCATTATACCTCTTATAAAGAAAAGTAAAAAGAAATACAAAAATAGTGTAAATATTATATCACCGCAGGCAAATTTAAATCCTACATGGTGGGAAGATCTAAATTGGGTAATTAAAACTTTAAATTCATTAGGGATAAATGTTCAGGCAGTTCTTCCACATAATACTTCCATGGAAGAAATTGAAAATTCAGCTTCAGCTTCAGCTAATATACTTTTAAGCCATGATGCAGGTTATCAGTTTGCAAAAAAAATGGAGAAGATACATCATATACCTTTAATTCTTTCTGATATTCCACTGCCTATTGGTACAGAAAATACTGCCAGGTGGCTTAGGGCAATAGGCATGCACTTTGGTGTTGAAGACAAAGTGGAACAAATAATTAAAGAAGGAGAAGAAAAAGTAATAAGTTTACTGAGAAAGAGGGCACTTATGATAATTCCACGTTATCGGAACTGCAGGATTGCCATATCTGCAGATGCTACTATGGGAATTGGCCTTGTGAGAATGTTATTTAAAGAATTAGAAATGATTCCTGAAATTATAATGATAAAATCAGATAAAGAAGAAGCAAAAAAAGTACTCAACTGGGAGCTAAGCACCCTGGGTATTTCACCCAAGGTGGCATTTTCTGTAGATGGATATCAGATTAAAAAAGGATTAAGTGATTTTTATGTTGATACAGTTATTGGTTCTGCCTGGGAGAAGTACATGGCAGAAGAAATAGGAATAAAGGTTGCCTTTGATGTTTTAAATCCCACAAATAGAGATATATATGTGGATAGAGCATATTTGGGATATGATGGTATGCTTAACATTCTGGAGATCATGGGCAATGATTGGGAAAGGGCATACCGTTCAAAGGAGATTAGCTGGGCACAATATGAATAA